The following coding sequences are from one Timaviella obliquedivisa GSE-PSE-MK23-08B window:
- a CDS encoding serine hydrolase: MKITPVAALERLFTSPSPKAEWFADSFLSQVPLTQVEQIVTEFQTLLGAYKSVQPDNEGYLVQFDKGKLLAQVSLNEAGQITGLLLQPRSDAIAPTEAIKQLQALPGQTNLLIVEGDTELAAHNADQPLAVGSAFKLAVLAALREQIERGDRSWRDVVELRPEDKSLPSGILQTWFDGALLTVQTLATLMISQSDNTATDTLIHSLGREAISSSYPQGVAPFAARNRPFLTTREFFALKNPDNEALLKRYQTGNIQQKNQVLTELASAPLPDASVFEGQPILLDVEWFFSPRELCELMQKVADLPLMSVNPGGGLVNPAHWQRVSFKGGSEPGVINLTTSLVSLSGKTYCVSATWNNPDAVLDETSFLTLYSGILEGLRAQ, from the coding sequence ATGAAGATTACTCCAGTCGCGGCTTTAGAACGTCTCTTTACCTCTCCGTCACCAAAAGCTGAATGGTTCGCAGACTCCTTCCTCAGTCAGGTGCCGTTGACTCAAGTCGAGCAGATTGTTACAGAGTTTCAGACCTTGCTGGGGGCTTATAAGTCGGTTCAACCTGACAATGAGGGGTATTTAGTTCAGTTTGATAAGGGAAAGTTATTAGCTCAAGTCTCGCTTAACGAGGCAGGGCAAATTACTGGACTGTTATTGCAGCCTCGTTCAGATGCGATCGCCCCAACTGAAGCCATTAAACAACTCCAAGCCCTCCCCGGTCAAACCAATCTGCTGATCGTCGAAGGCGATACCGAACTCGCCGCCCATAATGCCGATCAACCCCTTGCCGTAGGTTCCGCCTTCAAACTTGCCGTCCTCGCTGCCTTACGGGAACAGATCGAGAGAGGCGATCGCTCTTGGCGTGACGTTGTAGAACTCCGACCTGAAGACAAAAGCCTACCGAGCGGCATTCTACAAACCTGGTTCGATGGTGCGCTTCTGACGGTGCAAACTTTAGCAACGCTCATGATTTCTCAAAGCGATAATACTGCCACTGATACCTTAATTCATTCACTGGGAAGAGAGGCGATCTCTTCGAGTTACCCGCAAGGGGTCGCTCCTTTCGCTGCCCGTAACCGTCCCTTCCTAACCACACGAGAATTCTTCGCCCTTAAAAATCCTGATAATGAGGCGTTGCTCAAGCGCTATCAAACGGGCAACATTCAGCAAAAAAACCAAGTTTTAACTGAACTTGCGTCCGCGCCCCTCCCAGATGCCAGCGTATTTGAAGGTCAGCCCATTCTCCTAGACGTAGAGTGGTTTTTCTCTCCCCGCGAACTCTGTGAGTTAATGCAAAAGGTTGCAGACTTGCCACTCATGAGCGTCAATCCAGGAGGTGGCTTAGTGAATCCTGCTCACTGGCAGCGCGTTTCCTTTAAAGGCGGCTCTGAACCTGGGGTGATCAATCTCACCACCTCGTTAGTTTCTCTCAGTGGAAAAACTTACTGCGTTTCTGCAACTTGGAATAACCCAGATGCAGTTCTAGACGAAACCAGTTTCCTGACTCTTTACAGCGGCATCCTTGAAGGATTGCGCGCCCAGTAA
- a CDS encoding GspE/PulE family protein — protein MTNSSSQRRALVVQHNFSPFNNKLIQSGYASKEQMQQALVDSRKTGRPLTDVLAMITGQQLPPDLLRQYKKQQLFELKILYGVESLDPEISQISSNQLTQLIDGLIPVDVCRRYRLIPLSRNDDEPPSVLVAMVNPDDLAAQDDLNRILRPQGLSLQRMVITAEDYQRLISQFLDERDEKQREIEFHAKVDVKSDLESLDYMDLEEPADDAESNLDAALADADAAPVIALANKILVKALQEGVSDIHIEPQEEYLRIRFRKDGVLREAFDPLPKKIIQAVTARFKIISNLDIAERRMPQDGRIRRIFDGRKVDFRVNTLPSRYGEKVVLRILDNSTTQLGLDKLITDMDTLHIVQEMVSRPFGLILVTGPTGSGKTTTLYSALAERNDPGVNISTAEDPIEYSLPGLTQVQVIREKGMDFASILRAFLRQDPDVILVGETRDKETAKTAIEAALTGHLVLTTLHTNDAASAVARLDEMGVESFMVSSSLIGVLAQRLVRKVCSECRVPYTPTAEELGRYGLSSSSDAGMMLYKANSLTPEATQQAIASNTLCTTCKGVGYKGRCGVYEVMRVTERVQALITQGAPTEHIKEAAVEEGMKTLLAYSLDLVRQGSTTLEEVDRVTFTDTGLQAELKAKRKSSLTCRCCTAELKQEWLECPYCTTSRFQD, from the coding sequence ATGACTAATTCCTCGTCTCAGCGGCGTGCCCTGGTCGTACAACACAACTTTTCGCCGTTCAATAACAAGCTGATCCAATCTGGCTATGCCAGCAAGGAACAGATGCAACAAGCCTTGGTCGATAGCCGCAAAACAGGAAGACCCCTGACTGACGTACTAGCAATGATTACAGGGCAACAACTGCCCCCCGATCTGCTGCGCCAATACAAAAAGCAACAGCTCTTTGAACTCAAAATTCTCTACGGCGTTGAATCCCTCGACCCCGAAATTAGCCAGATTAGCTCCAATCAACTGACCCAGTTGATCGATGGGCTCATCCCCGTAGATGTATGTCGTCGCTACCGCCTCATTCCTCTCTCCCGCAACGACGACGAGCCGCCCTCTGTGCTGGTGGCAATGGTTAACCCCGACGACCTTGCAGCCCAAGACGACCTCAACCGCATCCTTCGCCCTCAAGGGTTGAGCTTACAGCGCATGGTCATCACTGCAGAAGACTATCAGCGCCTAATTTCTCAGTTTTTAGATGAACGAGACGAGAAACAAAGAGAAATCGAGTTTCATGCCAAGGTCGATGTCAAGTCAGATCTCGAAAGCCTCGACTACATGGATCTGGAAGAACCTGCTGACGATGCAGAATCCAACCTCGATGCCGCTCTTGCTGATGCCGATGCTGCCCCTGTCATTGCCCTTGCCAACAAGATTCTAGTCAAAGCTCTCCAAGAAGGCGTTTCAGATATTCACATTGAACCTCAAGAAGAATACCTGCGCATCCGCTTCCGCAAAGATGGCGTTCTCCGCGAGGCATTCGACCCACTGCCTAAGAAAATCATCCAGGCAGTGACTGCCCGCTTCAAAATCATTTCTAATCTGGATATTGCCGAACGTCGGATGCCCCAAGACGGTCGGATTCGGCGGATCTTTGACGGACGAAAGGTGGACTTCCGAGTCAACACACTACCCAGTCGCTACGGCGAAAAAGTTGTACTCCGAATTCTCGACAACTCTACCACCCAACTTGGACTCGACAAGCTCATTACCGATATGGACACGCTCCACATCGTTCAAGAAATGGTGTCTCGTCCGTTTGGTCTTATTCTGGTCACAGGACCTACCGGATCGGGCAAAACCACCACGCTTTACTCGGCGCTTGCAGAACGCAACGACCCTGGTGTTAACATCAGCACTGCCGAAGATCCGATCGAGTATTCCTTGCCCGGTTTAACCCAAGTCCAGGTCATTCGAGAAAAAGGCATGGATTTTGCTTCCATTCTGCGGGCGTTCTTGCGGCAAGATCCAGACGTGATTCTAGTGGGTGAAACGCGAGATAAAGAAACTGCCAAAACGGCGATCGAAGCTGCACTGACAGGGCACCTGGTCTTAACCACTCTACACACCAACGACGCAGCCAGTGCTGTCGCTCGTTTAGATGAAATGGGCGTAGAGTCCTTCATGGTTTCTAGCTCACTCATTGGCGTACTGGCACAGCGGCTAGTGCGAAAGGTGTGTTCAGAATGCCGCGTTCCCTACACTCCAACCGCCGAAGAGCTAGGGCGATACGGGCTTTCCAGTTCTTCTGATGCTGGAATGATGCTTTATAAAGCCAATTCTCTAACGCCTGAAGCGACACAGCAGGCGATCGCCAGCAACACTCTTTGCACCACCTGCAAAGGCGTGGGCTATAAAGGACGCTGCGGCGTTTACGAAGTGATGCGAGTCACCGAGAGAGTACAAGCCCTGATTACTCAAGGCGCACCCACCGAACATATCAAAGAAGCAGCCGTTGAAGAAGGCATGAAAACTCTTCTCGCCTATAGCCTCGATCTGGTTCGCCAAGGCTCTACGACCTTAGAAGAAGTCGATCGCGTCACTTTCACCGACACCGGATTACAAGCCGAACTCAAAGCTAAGCGCAAAAGCTCCCTCACCTGTCGCTGTTGCACCGCCGAACTCAAACAAGAGTGGCTGGAATGCCCTTACTGCACTACGTCCCGGTTCCAAGACTAA
- a CDS encoding type IV pilus twitching motility protein PilT: MELMIEDLMEQLVEMGGSDLHLSAGLPPYFRVSGHLKPIGDEPMTSEECQRLIFSMLNNNQRKALEQNWELDCSYGVKGLARFRVNVYKDRGTYAACLRALSSKIPNFDKLGLPDIVREMSEKPRGLILVTGPTGSGKTTTLAAMIDLINRTRAEHILTVEDPIEFVYEPIKSLIHQRQLGEDTKSFANALKAALREDPDIILVGEMRDLETISLAISAAETGHLVFGTLHTSSASQTVDRMIDVFPSERQTQVRVQLSNSLVAVFSQTLVPKKNPKPGEFGRVMAQEIMIITPAISNLIREGKTSQIYSAIQTGGKLGMVTLEKVLADQYKAGTISFESAMSRTSRPDELQRLIGPPVGSKPGVAAK; this comes from the coding sequence ATGGAATTAATGATCGAAGACTTGATGGAGCAACTGGTTGAAATGGGTGGCTCCGACTTGCACCTCTCAGCAGGACTGCCTCCCTACTTCCGGGTCAGCGGGCACCTAAAACCCATTGGCGACGAACCCATGACCTCCGAAGAGTGCCAGCGCCTAATCTTCAGTATGCTCAACAACAACCAGCGCAAAGCCCTAGAGCAAAACTGGGAACTAGACTGCTCCTATGGAGTTAAAGGTCTCGCCCGCTTCCGAGTTAACGTTTACAAAGACCGAGGCACCTATGCCGCCTGTCTGCGGGCACTCAGTTCCAAAATTCCCAACTTCGACAAGTTAGGACTCCCCGATATTGTCCGAGAAATGTCTGAAAAACCGAGAGGGCTGATTCTAGTCACAGGGCCAACAGGTTCCGGCAAAACCACTACCCTCGCAGCAATGATTGACCTGATCAACCGCACCAGAGCCGAGCATATTCTAACGGTTGAAGACCCGATCGAGTTTGTCTACGAACCGATCAAGAGCCTGATTCACCAACGGCAACTGGGCGAAGATACCAAAAGTTTTGCGAACGCGCTCAAAGCTGCCCTTCGGGAAGATCCAGACATCATTCTGGTGGGTGAAATGCGAGACTTAGAAACTATCTCCCTGGCAATTTCTGCCGCAGAAACGGGACACCTAGTTTTTGGCACACTGCACACCAGTTCCGCATCGCAGACTGTAGACCGGATGATCGATGTATTTCCCTCCGAGCGGCAAACTCAGGTTAGGGTGCAGCTTTCCAACTCCCTGGTTGCTGTCTTCAGCCAAACACTCGTTCCTAAGAAAAATCCTAAACCTGGTGAGTTTGGTCGGGTCATGGCTCAAGAAATCATGATCATTACCCCCGCCATCTCTAACCTAATTCGAGAAGGAAAGACTTCGCAGATTTACTCAGCCATTCAAACTGGGGGTAAATTGGGCATGGTCACGCTTGAAAAAGTCCTGGCTGACCAATACAAGGCAGGCACTATCTCCTTTGAATCGGCAATGTCAAGGACTTCTAGACCTGATGAATTACAGCGTCTGATTGGCCCCCCGGTTGGGTCTAAGCCCGGAGTTGCAGCTAAGTAA